The following proteins are co-located in the Pseudomonas sp. DY-1 genome:
- the uca gene encoding urea carboxylase: MFDKLLIANRGAIACRILRTLRQLDVRGVAVYSEADAASLHIQQADQAISLGDGPAANTYLVVDKILAAARSSGAQAIHPGYGFLSENAAFAEACEAAGIAFVGPTPEQLRVFGLKHTARALAKQHDVPMLEGTELLEDLTAALAAGEQVGYPVMLKSTAGGGGIGMRVCRSATELSEAFEAVKRLGQNNFSDSGVFIEKYIQRARHLEVQVFGDGRGEVIALGVRDCSVQRRNQKVLEETPAPNLPAGMADELCAAAIKLAKAVSYRSAGTVEFVYDSEAERFYFLEVNTRLQVEHGVTEQVWGVDLVRWMIELAAGTLPPLADLVASLAPSGHAIQARLYAEDPGRDFQPCPGLLTAVAFPKADGKRLRIDTWVEAGCEIPPYFDPMIAKLISWAPSREQASNELDQALADTTLYGVESNRSFLRQILADAPFASGSPWTRCLDGLSYRANTFEVLGAGTQTTVQDYPGRLGYWAVGVPPSGPMDSRALRLGNRLLGNAEGEAGLEVTMSGPTLRFNTDAVVAVTGAPIPLTLDGQPQPMDTALFVPAGATLALGTIAGAGARSYLCVRGGLQVPDYLGSKSTFTLGQFGGHGGRALRAGDVLHLPQLADHSAGQTLELHTELPEVRTLRVIYGPHGAPEYFTPAYIDTFFATDWEVHFNSSRTGVRLIGPKPEWVRESGGEAGLHPSNIHDNPYAIGAVDFTGDMPVILGPDGPSLGGFVCPVTIIEADLWQLGQLKAGDKVRFVAVSIAQARELARTLLRRSEIAREHPSVEFASKLAPTSSPIVLDLGQSDKRLVARLSGDTHLLLEIGAPELDLVLRFRAHALMQALEARTLDGVIDLTPGIRSLQVHYQPETLPLDTLLQTIAGLWDGVCAAGDLKVPSRIVHLPLSWDDPACQLAIEKYMTTVRKDAPWCPSNLEFIRRINDLPNLDEVQRTVFDASYLVMGLGDVYLGAPVATPLDPRHRLVTTKYNPARTWTAENSVGIGGAYMCVYGMEGPGGYQFVGRTLQMWNRYRDVEAFDGKPWLLRFFDQIRFYPVSAEELLKIRRDFPLGRYPLRIEESELCLADYQAFLTREAEGIAAFRSQQQAAFNAERERWIASGQAHFDSEEIAADLGEDTPLSAGQHAVESHIAGNLWQVQVEEGASVKAGDILVILESMKMEIPLTAPRDGVVREVRVQPGSPVRAGQRVVVMEEA; the protein is encoded by the coding sequence ATGTTCGACAAACTCCTGATCGCCAACCGCGGTGCCATCGCCTGCCGCATCCTGCGTACCCTGCGCCAGCTCGACGTCCGCGGCGTAGCCGTGTATTCCGAAGCCGACGCCGCCAGCCTGCATATCCAGCAGGCAGACCAGGCGATCAGCCTGGGCGACGGTCCGGCCGCCAACACCTATCTGGTGGTCGACAAGATCCTCGCGGCCGCACGCAGCAGTGGTGCCCAGGCCATCCACCCCGGCTACGGCTTCCTCTCCGAAAACGCCGCCTTCGCCGAAGCCTGCGAGGCCGCCGGCATCGCCTTCGTCGGCCCGACGCCTGAGCAGCTGCGCGTGTTCGGCCTCAAGCACACGGCCCGCGCCCTGGCCAAACAGCACGACGTGCCGATGCTCGAAGGCACCGAACTGCTGGAAGACCTCACCGCGGCCCTCGCCGCCGGCGAACAGGTGGGTTACCCGGTGATGCTGAAAAGCACAGCCGGCGGCGGAGGCATCGGCATGCGCGTATGCCGCTCGGCCACAGAGTTGAGCGAGGCCTTCGAGGCCGTGAAGCGACTCGGGCAGAACAACTTCAGCGACTCCGGCGTGTTCATCGAGAAGTACATCCAGCGCGCACGCCATCTGGAAGTACAGGTATTCGGCGACGGCCGCGGCGAGGTTATCGCCCTGGGCGTGCGCGACTGCTCGGTGCAACGTCGCAACCAGAAGGTGCTGGAAGAAACCCCCGCACCCAACCTGCCCGCCGGCATGGCTGACGAGCTATGCGCCGCCGCTATCAAGCTGGCCAAGGCGGTTAGCTACCGCAGTGCCGGTACCGTGGAGTTCGTCTACGACAGCGAGGCCGAGCGCTTCTACTTCCTCGAAGTGAACACCCGCCTGCAGGTGGAACACGGTGTCACCGAACAGGTCTGGGGCGTCGACCTGGTTCGCTGGATGATCGAGCTGGCCGCCGGCACCCTGCCGCCCCTGGCCGACCTAGTGGCGAGCCTCGCCCCGAGCGGGCATGCCATCCAGGCTCGGCTCTATGCCGAAGACCCTGGCCGCGATTTCCAGCCCTGCCCCGGTCTGCTCACCGCAGTCGCCTTCCCCAAGGCCGATGGCAAGCGCCTGCGCATCGACACCTGGGTGGAGGCGGGTTGCGAAATCCCCCCCTACTTCGACCCGATGATCGCCAAGCTCATCAGCTGGGCGCCGAGCCGAGAGCAAGCCAGCAACGAGCTGGACCAGGCGCTGGCCGACACTACGCTCTACGGCGTGGAATCCAACCGCAGTTTCCTGCGGCAGATCCTGGCTGATGCGCCCTTTGCCAGCGGCTCGCCCTGGACCCGTTGCCTGGACGGGCTCAGCTATCGCGCGAACACCTTCGAAGTGCTCGGCGCCGGCACCCAGACCACGGTGCAGGACTACCCCGGCCGACTCGGTTACTGGGCGGTAGGTGTGCCGCCGTCCGGCCCCATGGACAGTCGCGCCTTGCGCCTGGGCAATCGTCTTCTGGGTAACGCCGAGGGCGAGGCCGGGCTGGAAGTCACCATGAGCGGCCCAACCCTGCGCTTCAATACCGACGCCGTGGTGGCAGTCACCGGCGCGCCGATTCCGCTGACCCTCGACGGCCAGCCGCAGCCGATGGACACCGCCTTGTTCGTGCCTGCCGGCGCCACCCTTGCGCTTGGCACGATCGCCGGAGCCGGGGCGCGCAGCTACCTCTGCGTACGCGGTGGCCTGCAAGTGCCGGATTATCTCGGCAGCAAAAGCACCTTCACCCTCGGCCAGTTCGGCGGCCACGGCGGCCGCGCCCTGCGTGCCGGCGATGTCCTGCACCTCCCGCAGCTAGCTGACCACAGCGCTGGCCAGACGCTGGAACTGCACACTGAACTGCCCGAGGTGCGCACGCTGCGGGTGATCTACGGCCCCCACGGAGCCCCGGAGTACTTCACCCCGGCCTACATCGACACCTTCTTCGCCACCGACTGGGAAGTGCACTTCAACTCCAGCCGCACCGGCGTGCGCCTGATCGGGCCGAAGCCCGAATGGGTGCGCGAGAGCGGCGGCGAAGCCGGCCTGCATCCTTCCAACATTCACGACAATCCCTATGCCATCGGCGCGGTGGATTTCACCGGCGACATGCCAGTGATCCTTGGCCCGGACGGCCCCAGCCTGGGCGGCTTCGTCTGCCCGGTGACGATTATCGAAGCGGACCTCTGGCAGCTCGGGCAGTTGAAGGCCGGGGACAAGGTAAGGTTCGTGGCGGTGAGCATCGCGCAGGCACGTGAACTGGCTCGGACACTGCTGCGTAGGAGCGAGATTGCTCGCGAACATCCCAGCGTCGAATTCGCGAGCAAGCTCGCTCCTACAAGCTCACCGATCGTGCTCGACCTCGGCCAGTCCGACAAACGTCTGGTCGCCCGTCTCTCCGGTGACACCCACCTGCTGCTGGAGATCGGCGCGCCGGAGCTGGACCTGGTGCTGCGCTTCCGCGCCCATGCGCTGATGCAGGCACTGGAGGCCCGTACCCTGGATGGCGTGATCGACCTGACACCGGGAATCCGTTCCCTGCAGGTCCACTACCAGCCGGAAACGCTGCCCCTGGATACGCTGCTGCAGACCATCGCCGGACTCTGGGATGGCGTCTGTGCCGCCGGCGACCTGAAAGTGCCGTCGCGCATCGTCCATTTGCCGCTTTCCTGGGACGACCCGGCCTGCCAACTGGCCATCGAGAAGTACATGACCACCGTGCGCAAGGATGCGCCCTGGTGCCCGAGCAACCTGGAGTTCATCCGCCGCATCAACGACCTGCCGAACCTGGATGAAGTGCAGCGCACCGTGTTCGATGCCAGTTACCTGGTGATGGGCCTGGGCGACGTCTACCTCGGTGCCCCGGTGGCCACGCCGCTGGACCCGCGCCACCGCCTGGTGACCACCAAGTACAACCCGGCGCGCACCTGGACCGCCGAGAACTCGGTGGGTATCGGCGGCGCCTACATGTGCGTCTATGGCATGGAAGGCCCCGGCGGCTACCAGTTCGTCGGCCGCACCCTGCAGATGTGGAACCGCTACCGCGACGTCGAAGCCTTCGATGGCAAGCCCTGGCTGCTGCGATTCTTCGACCAGATCCGCTTCTACCCCGTCTCAGCCGAAGAACTGCTGAAGATTCGCCGCGACTTCCCCCTCGGCCGCTATCCACTGCGCATCGAGGAGAGCGAGCTTTGCCTGGCCGACTACCAGGCCTTCCTCACCCGCGAAGCCGAGGGCATCGCCGCCTTCCGCAGCCAGCAGCAGGCTGCCTTCAATGCCGAGCGGGAGCGCTGGATCGCTTCCGGGCAGGCCCATTTCGACAGCGAGGAGATCGCCGCCGACCTGGGTGAAGACACCCCATTGAGCGCCGGCCAGCACGCGGTGGAAAGTCATATCGCCGGCAACCTCTGGCAGGTGCAGGTGGAAGAAGGCGCCAGCGTGAAGGCCGGGGACATCCTGGTGATCCTCGAATCCATGAAGATGGAAATCCCCCTCACCGCTCCCCGCGACGGCGTGGTGCGTGAAGTGCGGGTGCAGCCGGGTTCGCCGGTACGCGCCGGGCAACGGGTGGTGGTGATGGAGGAGGCCTGA
- a CDS encoding DUF2157 domain-containing protein, giving the protein MPPLSRDQAQHRADDIQAFCREVERLHDEQVLLLSPEQIDRLGEHHRQLLANYRDTFDIDPDAQARRLSLGMRIASLLGALALAASLLFFFYQFWGLFPETAQVGILVGFSLGSLLLTLLLRQRDQTSYFTRLTTVLAFACFVLNVVMLGQIFNITPSDKALLPWAAYALLLAYACEVRLLLGAGLGCIMALIATRLTSWSGLYWLDCTERPEHLLPAGLLIFLLPQLFSQARYSGFAAIYRVMGMLGLFVPVLILANWAYGSYLPWSRDAVESLYQLVGFVGAALAIWLGNRRDWPEVMHTGVLFFVLFLFIKLFDWWWEVMPKYLFFLVVGLVAVLLLLVLGRLRRAHKGDQRA; this is encoded by the coding sequence ATGCCGCCGCTCAGCCGCGACCAGGCACAACACCGCGCCGACGATATCCAGGCCTTCTGCCGGGAAGTCGAACGCCTGCACGATGAGCAGGTGCTGCTGCTCTCCCCCGAACAGATCGACCGCCTCGGCGAACACCATCGCCAGTTGCTGGCGAACTACCGCGACACGTTCGACATAGATCCGGACGCCCAGGCCCGGCGTCTGTCCCTCGGCATGCGCATCGCGTCCCTGCTGGGCGCTCTGGCGCTGGCGGCCAGCCTGCTGTTCTTCTTCTACCAGTTCTGGGGGCTGTTCCCGGAAACCGCCCAGGTAGGCATCCTCGTCGGCTTTTCCCTGGGCAGCCTTCTGCTGACCCTGCTGCTGCGCCAGCGTGACCAGACCTCTTACTTCACCAGATTGACGACGGTCCTGGCGTTCGCCTGCTTCGTATTGAACGTGGTCATGCTGGGTCAGATCTTCAACATCACGCCCAGCGACAAGGCCTTGCTGCCCTGGGCCGCCTACGCCCTGCTGCTGGCCTACGCTTGCGAGGTTCGTCTACTGCTCGGTGCGGGCCTCGGCTGCATCATGGCCCTGATCGCCACCCGGCTGACAAGCTGGAGCGGCCTCTACTGGCTGGACTGCACCGAACGTCCGGAACACCTGCTGCCCGCTGGACTGCTGATTTTCCTGCTACCGCAGCTCTTCTCCCAGGCGCGCTACAGTGGCTTCGCTGCGATCTACCGGGTCATGGGCATGCTCGGCCTGTTCGTGCCGGTGCTGATATTGGCCAACTGGGCGTACGGCAGTTACCTGCCCTGGTCCCGCGATGCAGTGGAAAGCCTTTACCAGCTCGTCGGCTTCGTTGGCGCCGCGCTGGCTATCTGGCTCGGCAACCGCCGCGACTGGCCGGAAGTGATGCACACCGGCGTGCTGTTCTTCGTGCTCTTCCTCTTCATCAAACTGTTCGACTGGTGGTGGGAGGTGATGCCGAAGTACCTGTTCTTCCTCGTCGTGGGGCTCGTCGCCGTGCTGCTTCTACTGGTGCTCGGCCGCCTGCGCCGAGCCCACAAGGGAGACCAGCGAGCATGA
- a CDS encoding DUF4824 family protein yields the protein MKMRTALLGGLALIGLTNAITLGGVWINRGGEPDSRLLLSERELRRSLDWTMRENSSLALRLDWRRPSDPKGDDRYERLLLDESALLKLGFTVGDREQMRFDNRNREVLVVLELDGPARKAELERARQRQQTAESELRAAPADKRREDAERAARDYVEQEERRESRLFAVDAGQDREALRGRYPDRSRYAIVPGNVSAWVRDGRLTGQISSLRISEINVPHAWRKPLDEELVRDPNGAVPPRFRLWLSIGQRLEPWIDSAPEFPRGGRQATPEDADSLASSTRP from the coding sequence ATGAAAATGCGTACCGCATTGCTGGGCGGCCTGGCGCTGATCGGACTCACCAATGCCATTACCCTGGGTGGCGTGTGGATCAATCGCGGCGGCGAGCCGGACAGCCGCCTGCTGCTTTCCGAACGCGAACTGCGCCGCTCCCTCGACTGGACCATGCGCGAGAACAGTAGCCTGGCCCTACGCCTGGACTGGCGACGCCCCAGCGACCCGAAGGGTGACGACCGCTACGAGCGCCTGCTGCTCGATGAGTCCGCGCTGCTGAAACTTGGCTTCACGGTTGGCGACCGCGAACAGATGCGCTTCGACAACCGCAATCGCGAGGTGCTGGTGGTGCTCGAGCTCGATGGCCCTGCACGCAAGGCCGAGCTTGAGCGCGCCCGGCAGCGACAGCAGACCGCCGAGAGCGAGCTGCGCGCAGCGCCCGCAGACAAGCGTCGAGAGGACGCCGAACGCGCGGCCCGCGACTATGTTGAACAGGAAGAGAGACGCGAAAGCCGCCTGTTCGCGGTGGATGCGGGACAGGACCGCGAGGCCCTGCGGGGCCGCTACCCCGATCGCAGCCGCTATGCCATCGTGCCCGGCAACGTCAGTGCATGGGTTCGCGACGGACGCCTCACCGGCCAGATCAGCAGCCTGCGTATCTCCGAGATCAACGTGCCCCATGCCTGGCGCAAGCCGCTGGACGAGGAGTTAGTGCGCGACCCTAACGGCGCCGTACCTCCGCGCTTCCGGCTCTGGCTCAGCATCGGTCAGCGCCTGGAACCCTGGATCGATTCGGCCCCGGAGTTTCCGCGTGGCGGTCGTCAAGCAACACCCGAAGACGCCGATAGCCTGGCGTCAAGTACCCGTCCGTGA
- a CDS encoding sensor domain-containing diguanylate cyclase: protein MPFPEVTKQRHRLLVLALVLLLGGGFLATSLVSYQASLKSIRSSIVNTELPLTSDNVYSEIQKDLVRPILISSMMSRDTFVRDWVMQGEKNVEPMTRYLREVQQHYGAFTSFFISDRTLTYYQTKGVLKQVNPKEPRDIWYFRVRDMKEPYEINVDVDMANQDRLTIFINYKVFDYDGKFLGATGVGLTVDAVIKLIDEYQRRYDRSVYFVDTTGRIVLTGADGGPLGARVGQSLADVPGLEELQARLGRPQTGKFAYHERGRDHYLNVRYIPELDWYLFVDKHEDGLLTGLRNTLYLNLLICLIVTSIILVLVIRLMRRYQRSIAALATTDSLTGLPNRRGFELLAGQALQEARRERKPLAALLLDLDHFKMLNDTYGHQAGDQVLQGFAQNLRDSLRQADIICRWGGEEFIILLKDTGSATAHQLAEKVRLEVAAQRYPFKGVNLHVTTSIGLADMHPEDALDSLIGRADRGLYRAKQSGRNCVCVEPSGNHSVL, encoded by the coding sequence ATGCCGTTTCCCGAAGTCACGAAGCAACGCCACCGCCTGTTGGTTCTCGCCCTGGTACTGCTGCTCGGCGGCGGATTCCTGGCCACCTCGCTGGTCAGCTACCAGGCATCGCTCAAGTCCATTCGCAGCAGCATCGTCAACACCGAGTTGCCGCTCACCTCGGACAACGTCTATTCGGAAATCCAGAAGGACCTGGTCCGGCCTATCCTGATTTCCTCGATGATGAGCCGCGATACCTTCGTGCGTGACTGGGTGATGCAAGGCGAGAAGAATGTCGAGCCCATGACCCGCTACCTGCGTGAAGTGCAGCAGCACTATGGTGCCTTCACCTCCTTCTTCATTTCCGACCGAACCCTCACCTACTACCAGACCAAGGGCGTGCTCAAGCAGGTGAACCCTAAGGAGCCGCGTGACATCTGGTACTTCCGTGTACGGGACATGAAGGAGCCGTACGAGATCAATGTCGACGTGGACATGGCCAACCAGGACCGGCTGACCATCTTCATCAACTACAAGGTGTTCGATTACGACGGCAAGTTCCTTGGCGCCACCGGCGTCGGCCTGACGGTGGACGCGGTGATCAAGCTGATAGACGAATACCAGCGCCGCTACGACCGCAGTGTCTATTTCGTCGATACCACCGGACGCATCGTCCTGACCGGTGCCGATGGTGGTCCTCTGGGCGCGCGGGTCGGTCAGTCGCTGGCCGACGTACCGGGGCTTGAGGAACTGCAGGCCCGGCTGGGGCGCCCGCAGACCGGCAAGTTCGCGTATCACGAACGTGGTCGCGACCATTACCTGAACGTGCGTTACATTCCCGAACTGGATTGGTACCTGTTCGTCGACAAGCACGAAGACGGCCTGCTCACCGGCCTGCGCAACACCCTCTACCTCAACCTGCTGATCTGCCTGATCGTGACCAGCATCATCCTGGTGCTGGTAATCCGCCTGATGCGCCGCTACCAGCGCAGCATCGCCGCCCTGGCCACCACCGACAGCCTGACCGGGCTTCCCAACCGGCGCGGCTTCGAGCTACTCGCCGGCCAGGCGCTGCAGGAGGCCCGGCGCGAGCGCAAACCCCTGGCAGCCCTGCTGCTGGACCTCGACCACTTCAAGATGCTCAACGATACCTACGGCCACCAGGCCGGCGACCAGGTGCTGCAGGGCTTCGCCCAGAACCTGCGCGACAGCCTTCGCCAAGCGGACATCATCTGTCGCTGGGGCGGCGAGGAATTCATCATTCTGCTCAAGGACACCGGTAGCGCCACGGCCCACCAGTTGGCGGAGAAGGTTCGCCTCGAAGTAGCCGCCCAGCGCTACCCGTTCAAGGGCGTGAACCTCCACGTGACCACCAGCATCGGCCTGGCCGACATGCACCCGGAAGACGCCCTCGACAGCCTGATCGGCCGCGCTGACCGGGGCCTGTATCGCGCCAAGCAGTCGGGGCGCAATTGCGTGTGTGTAGAGCCATCAGGCAACCACAGTGTGCTCTAG
- a CDS encoding cache domain-containing protein, whose protein sequence is MSRDVQVDQLSECAVLINASIGNLFAQLNLLAEDVVAIWKQLQAEGRKPTTRDLCALRPAIQARLQQERNCIHGTGVVLEPGELADQEMHLEWWCRAPAGKVTPMLLNLNRRSESFYNYQGMPWFSRPRETGQPWVEGPFVDLYGADQYIMAFSVPIHVDGRFVGVAAADIALHEFERVLLAGLMRTDKEALIVNAEGRVVACNTANWLVGDMARQVFARDDNRSRVLPLAESSAQWSLIERPISRYIEGAA, encoded by the coding sequence ATGTCCCGAGATGTGCAGGTGGATCAGCTCAGCGAGTGTGCAGTTCTCATCAATGCTTCGATCGGTAACCTGTTTGCACAGTTGAATCTGCTGGCCGAGGACGTAGTCGCGATCTGGAAGCAATTGCAGGCTGAGGGTCGCAAGCCCACTACCCGGGATCTCTGTGCCTTGCGTCCGGCGATCCAGGCCCGCTTGCAGCAGGAGCGCAACTGCATTCACGGCACCGGAGTGGTGCTGGAACCGGGCGAGCTGGCTGATCAGGAGATGCACCTGGAGTGGTGGTGCAGAGCTCCGGCGGGCAAGGTCACGCCCATGCTGCTCAACCTCAATCGACGCAGCGAGAGCTTCTACAACTATCAGGGCATGCCTTGGTTTTCCCGGCCTCGGGAGACAGGCCAGCCCTGGGTCGAGGGGCCGTTCGTCGATCTCTATGGCGCCGACCAGTACATCATGGCCTTCTCCGTACCTATCCACGTCGACGGTCGATTCGTGGGGGTGGCGGCTGCGGACATCGCCCTGCACGAGTTCGAGCGAGTACTGCTCGCCGGGCTGATGCGCACGGACAAGGAAGCGCTGATCGTAAACGCCGAAGGCCGAGTAGTGGCCTGCAACACTGCTAACTGGCTGGTGGGCGATATGGCCAGGCAAGTGTTTGCGCGTGACGACAACCGTTCACGGGTCCTGCCGTTAGCGGAGTCATCCGCGCAGTGGTCGTTGATCGAGAGGCCCATCAGCCGCTACATCGAGGGCGCCGCCTGA